In Saccharomyces kudriavzevii IFO 1802 strain IFO1802 genome assembly, chromosome: 9, the following proteins share a genomic window:
- the FLO11 gene encoding Flo11p yields MQRPFLLAYLVLSLLFNSVLGYPAALAPRGSSDGTSCNSIVNGCPSLDFNWHMNQQNIMQYTLDVTSVSWVQDNTYQIQIHVKGKENIDLKYLWSLKVIGVNGPKGTVQLYGFNENTFLIDNPTDFTATFEVYATQDVNSCQVWMPNFQIQFEYLQGSAAQYSSTWEWGTTSFDLSTGCNNYDNQGHSQTDFPGFYWNKDCNNNCGGSKTSTTSTKSLESSSSSSSSSSSSSSSSSSSSSSSSCTSTSTTASATPTTTTSEASSTSKTSCTKKKSTTQHHDTTPCTKHKTSSTTQHHDTTPCTKHKTSSTTQHHDTTPCTKHKTSSTTESSSAPAPTSSTTESSSAPAPTSSTESSSAPAPTSSTESSSAPAPTSSTESSSAPAPTSSTESSSAPAPTSSTESSSTSSSSSVSKTSSTATPTPVPTGPTCTTVVNGCPSLDFNWHMDQQNIMEYTLDVTSVSWVQDNTYQIQIHVKGKENIDLKYLWSLKVIGVNGPKGTVQLYGFNENTFLIDNPTDFTATFEVYATQDVNSCQVWMPNFQIQFEYLQGSAAQYSSTWEWGTTSFDLSTGCNNYDNQGHSQTDFPGFYWDKDCSNNCGGSSSSSAPAPTSSTESSSAPAPTSSTESSSAPAPTSSTESSSAPAPTSSTESSSAPAPTSSTTESSSAPAPTSSTTESSSAPAPTSSSESSSAPAPTSSTESSSAPAPTSSTTESSSAPAPTSSTESSSAPAPTSSTESSSAPAPTSSTESSSAPAPTSSTTESSSAPAPTSSTESSSTSSSNSVSKTSSTATPTPVPTGPTCTTVVNGCPSLDFNWHMDQQNIMEYTLDVTSVSWVQDNTYQIQIHVKGKENIDLKYLWSLKVIGVNGPKGTVQLYGFNENTFLIDNPTDFTATFEVYATQDVNSCQVWMPNFQIQFEYLQGSAAQYSSTWEWGTTSFDLSTGCNNYDNQGHSQTDFPGFYWDKDCSNNCGGSSSSSAPAPTSSTESSSAPAPTSSTESSSAPAPTSSTTESSSAPAPTSSTESSSAPAPTSSTTESSSAPAPTSSTESSSAPAPTSSTESSSAPAPTSSTESSSAPAPTSSTTESSSTPAPTSSTTESSSTPAPTSSTESSSAPAPTSSTESSSAPAPTSSTTESSIAPAPTSSTESSSAPAPTSSTTESSIAPAPTSSTTESSSTPAPTSSTTESSSTPAPTSSTESSSAPAPTSSTESSSAPAPTSSTESSSAPAPTSSTESSSAPAPTSSTESSSAPAPTSSTTESSSTPAPTSSTTESSSTPAPTSSTESSSAPAPTSSTESSSAPAPTSSTTESSIAPAPTSSTESSSAPAPTSSTTESSIAPAPTSSTTESSSTPAPTSSTTESSSTPAPTSSTESSSAPAPTSSTESSIAPVPTSSSSSNITSSAPVPTSSTPATESSSTGTTTLVPSFSSQHPGSRSETTVFPTTTGTTTVATTTVTSVTTPSTTTITTTVCSTGTNSAGETTSGCSPKTITTTVPCSTGKSESTAPAPTTPVTTVISTTVVTTEYSTGTKPGGEITTGFVTKNIPTTYLTTIAPTPVTTVTSFTSTTITTTVCSTGTNSAGETTSGCSPKTVTTTVPCSNGVSENTASPATTPVTTAIPTTVITTESSTGTNSAGEITTGYTTKSIPTTYITTLVPGAPATPATNVAPTTITTTECSAGTNAAGETTSVCSAKIIISSASAGENTAATPVTTAIPTTVITTESSTGTNSAGEITTGYTTKSIPTTYITTLVPGAPATPATNVAPTTITTTECSAGTNAAGETTSVCSAKIIISSASAGENTAATPVTTAIPTTVVTTESSTGTNSAGEITTGYTTKSIPTTYITTLVPTATGSNGAKNYETVATATNPISIKTGSTSPAAATAPAATSPSLVGPIQSTSGSAVATYSVPSVSSTYQGAANIKVLGNFMWLLAALPIVV; encoded by the coding sequence ATGCAAAGACCATTTCTACTCGCTTATTTGGTCCTTTCGCTACTGTTTAACTCAGTTTTGGGTTATCCAGCTGCACTAGCCCCAAGGGGATCCTCGGACGGAACTAGTTGCAATTCTATCGTTAATGGCTGCCCAAGTTTAGACTTCAACTGGCACATGAACCAACAAAACATCATGCAATATACTTTGGATGTTACTTCTGTGTCTTGGGTTCAAGACAACACTTACCAAATCCAAATCCATGTCAAGGGTAAAGAAAACATCGACTTAAAATACCTATGGTCTCTAAAGGTCATTGGTGTCAATGGTCCAAAGGGTACTGTCCAACTATACggtttcaatgaaaataccTTTTTGATTGACAACCCAACTGATTTCACAGCTACTTTCGAAGTTTACGCTACTCAAGATGTCAACAGTTGTCAAGTATGGATGCCTAACTTCCAGATTCAATTCGAATACTTGCAAGGTAGTGCTGCTCAATATTCAAGCACCTGGGAATGGGGTACCACGTCCTTTGATTTGTCTACCGGTTGTAACAACTACGACAACCAAGGTCACTCTCAAACAGATTTCCCAGGATTCTACTGGAACAAAGACTGCAACAATAACTGTGGCGGTTCAAAAACATCCACCACATCAACTAAGTCTCTagaatcatcatcatcatcatcatcatcatcatcatcatcatcatcatcatcatcatcatcctcatcatcatcatcatgtACATCCACATCAACCACAGCTTCAGCTACACCAACCACCACCACATCAGAAGCTTCTTCCACTTCGAAAACTTCGTGcacaaagaagaagtctACAACCCAGCACCATGATACTACTCCATGTACCAAGCATAAAACCAGCTCTACAACCCAGCACCATGATACTACTCCATGTACCAAGCATAAAACCAGCTCTACAACCCAACACCATGATACTACTCCATGTACCAAGCATAAAACTAGCTCTActactgaaagctcttctgcTCCAGCTCCAACCAGCTCTActactgaaagctcttccgcTCCAGCACCAACCTCATctactgaaagctcttccgctccagcaccaacttcatctaccgaaagctcttccgctccagcaccaacttcatctactgaaagctcttctgctccagcaccaacttcatctactgaaagctcttctgcTCCAGCTCCAACCAGCTCTACCGAAAGCTCTTCTACTTCATCTTCCAGCTCTGTTTCGAAGACCTCTTCTACTGCTACGCCTACCCCAGTACCTACCGGTCCAACCTGTACTACTGTCGTGAACGGCTGCCCTAGTTTAGATTTCAATTGGCACATGGACCAGCAAAACATCATGGAATACACTTTGGACGTTACTTCTGTTTCTTGGGTTCAAGACAACACTTACCAAATCCAAATCCATGTCAAGGGTAAAGAAAACATCGACCTAAAATACCTATGGTCTCTAAAGGTCATTGGTGTCAATGGTCCAAAGGGTACTGTCCAACTATACggtttcaatgaaaataccTTTTTGATTGACAACCCAACTGATTTCACAGCTACTTTCGAAGTTTACGCTACTCAAGATGTCAACAGTTGTCAAGTATGGATGCCTAACTTCCAGATTCAATTCGAATACTTGCAAGGTAGTGCTGCTCAATATTCAAGCACCTGGGAATGGGGTACCACGTCCTTTGATTTGTCTACCGGTTGTAACAACTACGACAACCAAGGCCACTCTCAAACAGATTTCCCAGGATTCTATTGGGACAAAGACTGTAGCAATAACTGCGGTGGATCATCAAGCTCTTCTGCTCCAGCTCCAACCTCATctactgaaagctcttccgcTCCAGCTCCAACCAGCTCGACCGAAAGCTCTTCCGCTCCAGCTCCAACCAGCTCGACCGAAAGCTCTTCCGCTCCAGCTCCAACCAGCTCGACCGAAAGCTCTTCCgctccagcaccaacttcatctactactgaaagctcttccgctccagcaccaacttcatctactactgaaagctcttccgcTCCAGCACCAACCTCATCTTCTGAAAGTTCTTCTGCTCCAGCTCCAACCAGCTCGACCGAAAGCTCTTCCgctccagcaccaacttcatctactactgaaagctcttctgcTCCAGCTCCAACCTCATctactgaaagctcttctgctccagcaccaacttcatctaccgaaagctcttccgctccagcaccaacttcatctactgaaagctcttctgcTCCAGCTCCAACCTCATCTACTACTGAAAGTTCTTCTGCTCCAGCACCAACCAGCTCTACCGAAAGCTCTTCTACTTCATCTTCCAACTCTGTTTCGAAGACCTCTTCTACTGCTACGCCTACCCCAGTACCTACCGGTCCAACCTGTACTACTGTCGTGAACGGCTGCCCTAGTTTAGATTTCAATTGGCACATGGACCAGCAAAACATCATGGAATACACTTTGGACGTTACTTCTGTTTCTTGGGTTCAAGACAACACTTACCAAATCCAAATCCATGTCAAGGGTAAAGAAAACATCGACCTAAAATACCTATGGTCTCTAAAGGTCATTGGTGTCAATGGTCCAAAGGGTACTGTCCAACTATACggtttcaatgaaaataccTTTTTGATTGACAACCCAACTGATTTCACAGCTACTTTCGAAGTTTACGCTACTCAAGATGTCAACAGTTGTCAAGTATGGATGCCTAACTTCCAGATTCAATTCGAATACTTGCAAGGTAGTGCTGCTCAATATTCAAGCACCTGGGAATGGGGTACCACGTCCTTTGATTTGTCTACCGGTTGTAACAACTACGACAACCAAGGTCACTCTCAAACAGATTTCCCAGGATTCTATTGGGACAAAGACTGTAGCAATAACTGCGGTGGATCATCAAGCTCTTCCGCTCCAGCACCAACCTCATCTACTGAAAGTTCTTCTGCTCCAGCTCCAACCAGCTCGACCGAAAGCTCTTCCgctccagcaccaacttcatctactactgaaagctcttctgcTCCAGCTCCAACCTCATCTACTGAAAGTTCTTCTgctccagcaccaacttcatctactactgaaagctcttctgcTCCAGCTCCAACCTCATCTACTGAAAGTTCTTCTgctccagcaccaacttcatctactgaaagctcttctgcTCCAGCTCCAACCAGCTCGACCGAAAGCTCTTCCgctccagcaccaacttcatctactactgaaagctcttccactccagcaccaacttcatctactactgaaagctcttccaCTCCAGCTCCAACCAGCTCGACCGAAAGCTCTTCCGCTCCAGCACCAACCTCATctactgaaagctcttctgcTCCAGCACCAACCTCATCTACTACTGAAAGCTCTATTgctccagcaccaacttcatctactgaaagctcttctgctccagcaccaacttcatctactactgaaagctctattgctccagcaccaacttcatctactactgaaagctcttccactccagcaccaacttcatctactactgaaagctcttccaCTCCAGCTCCAACCAGCTCGACCGAAAGCTCTTCCGCTCCAGCACCAACCTCATctactgaaagctcttctgcTCCAGCTCCAACCAGCTCGACCGAAAGCTCTTCCgctccagcaccaacttcatctactgaaagctcttctgcTCCAGCTCCAACCAGCTCGACCGAAAGCTCTTCCgctccagcaccaacttcatctactactgaaagctcttccactccagcaccaacttcatctactactgaaagctcttccaCTCCAGCTCCAACCAGCTCGACCGAAAGCTCTTCCGCTCCAGCACCAACCTCATctactgaaagctcttctgcTCCAGCACCAACCTCATCTACTACTGAAAGCTCTATTgctccagcaccaacttcatctactgaaagctcttctgctccagcaccaacttcatctactactgaaagctctattgctccagcaccaacttcatctactactgaaagctcttccactccagcaccaacttcatctactactgaaagctcttccaCTCCAGCTCCAACCAGCTCGACCGAAAGCTCTTCCGCTCCAGCACCAACCTCATCTACTGAAAGCTCTATTGCTCCAGTTCCAACTTCATCGAGCTCTAGCAACATCACTTCTTCTGCTCCAGTTCCAACCTCATCTACTCCTGCCACTGAAAGTTCTTCCACTGGTACCACCACCCTTgttccatctttttcatctcAACACCCTGGTAGCAGAAGCGAAACCACTGTCTTCCCAACTACAACCGGTACTACTACTGTCGCAACTACAACCGTGACTTCAGTCACCACCCCATCGACAACTACAATCACGACTACCGTTTGTTCTACAGGTACAAACTCTGCCGGTGAGACTACCTCTGGATGCTCTCCTAAGACTATTACTACTACTGTTCCATGCTCAACCGGTAAAAGCGAAAGTACAGCTCCCGCACCTACCACTCCTGTGACCACAGTTATCTCAACCACTGTTGTTACCACTGAATACTCTACAGGAACAAAACCAGGTGGTGAAATCACAACCGGATTCGTTACCAAGAATATTCCAACCACTTACCTAACCACCATTGCTCCAACGCCAGTTACAACTGTTACTAGTTTCACATCAACCACAATCACCACAACTGTTTGCTCTACAGGCACAAACTCTGCTGGTGAGACTACCTCTGGATGCTCTCCTAAGACTGTTACAACTACTGTTCCATGTTCAAATGGTGTCAGTGAAAACACAGCTTCTCCAGCTACTACTCCTGTGACAACAGCTATCCCAACCACTGTTATTACCACTGAATCTTCCACGGGCACTAACTCTGCCGGTGAAATCACAACTGGTTACACTACCAAGTCCATCCCAACCACTTACATAACTACTTTGGTTCCAGGCGCACCAGCTACTCCTGCCACCAATGTTGCTCCAACCACGATTACCACCACTGAATGTTCTGCTGGTACAAACGCTGCCGGTGAAACTACATCCGTATGCTCTGCTAAGATTATAATAAGCTCTGCAAGCGCAGGTGAAAACACTGCTGCTACTCCTGTGACAACAGCTATCCCAACCACCGTCATTACCACTGAATCTTCCACGGGCACTAACTCTGCCGGTGAGATCACAACTGGTTACACTACCAAGTCCATCCCAACCACTTACATAACTACTTTGGTTCCAGGCGCACCAGCTACTCCTGCCACCAATGTTGCTCCAACCACGATTACCACCACTGAATGTTCTGCTGGTACAAACGCTGCCGGTGAAACTACATCCGTATGCTCTGCTAAGATTATAATAAGCTCTGCAAGCGCAGGTGAAAACACTGCTGCTACTCCTGTGACAACAGCTATCCCAACCACCGTCGTTACCACTGAATCTTCCACCGGCACTAACTCCGCCGGCGAAATCACAACTGGTTACACTACCAAGTCCATCCCAACCACTTACATAACTACTTTGGTTCCAACTGCCACGGGCTCAAATGGTGCCAAGAACTATGAAACTGTCGCTACTGCAACAAACCCAATTTCAATCAAGACAGGCTCAACATCTCCAGCTGCTGCCACCGCGCCAGCTGCTACATCCCCATCCCTAGTCGGACCAATTCAATCTACTTCTGGTTCTGCAGTTGCTACATACTCTGTTCCTTCTGTTTCAAGTACTTACCAAGGTGCTGCAAACATCAAGGTTCTAGGAAACTTTATGTGGCTACTAGCTGCCCTTCCAATTGTGGTTTGA
- the MRS1 gene encoding Mrs1p (similar to Saccharomyces cerevisiae MRS1 (YIR021W) and CCE1 (YKL011C); ancestral locus Anc_2.647), which produces MSPKNLARSVIPAIDLYCRKANFKTLKFLSMILCSKKDWHDNRKAPVRNFLVARCTTFEQLRARLAEEGKVNLFSVLLTNDSFAFCKMTVDNKFDTRLVNWQNIPFDYTFSTERRQHISLLPTDTLFATEKIISVLGPSPRMTNFVSIERQRAPLLDFSCKLQLNILEHLLYAKCQGVQLSSPDGETRLLAAICNPEFIDAFWCDLTPIRASLVENPSITVPQEYQIYDPLIRASIKEIVTKRLLRSAFYNDTDPLMRLCLDTNWKFKLPMLSSTTDLDFSLKDCLSLDTREDAHDMTEVFLSAMASSRTLRTYSNLVDIVMKENGRFDSGILKEFNDYVKQEKLNLQNFQADSSEFLKDVKL; this is translated from the coding sequence ATGTCTCCAAAGAACTTAGCAAGGTCGGTGATCCCGGCCATCGACTTATATTGTCGTAAGGCAAACTTCAAAACGCTAAAATTCCTGTCGATGATCTTGTGCAGTAAAAAAGACTGGCATGACAATAGGAAGGCACCAGTGAGAAACTTTTTGGTCGCTCGATGTACTACCTTCGAGCAATTGAGGGCACGTCTCGCCGAAGAGGGCAAAGTGAACCTATTCAGCGTTCTTTTGACGAATGATTCATTTGCATTTTGCAAGATGACTGTTGATAATAAATTCGACACTAGGTTGGTCAATTGGCAGAATATACCGTTTGATTATACATTTTCGACTGAGCGTAGACAGCACATAAGTTTGCTACCCACTGATACACTTTTCGCGACCGAAAAGATCATATCAGTTCTTGGCCCATCTCCCAGAATGACCAATTTTGTTTCCATAGAAAGACAGCGAGCACCGCTGCTGGACTTTAGTTGCAAACTACAACTAAACATCCTGGAGCATCTGCTTTATGCCAAGTGTCAAGGGGTTCAGCTATCGTCTCCTGATGGAGAGACTCGTCTGCTTGCGGCCATTTGCAATCCAGAATTCATCGATGCCTTTTGGTGCGATTTAACCCCCATAAGGGCCTCATTAGTGGAAAACCCCTCTATTACTGTACCTCAAGAATACCAGATATATGATCCACTGATACGTGCCTCTATAAAAGAGATTGTTACCAAGCGGTTATTGCGATCTGCCTTCTATAACGACACCGACCCACTAATGCGTTTGTGTTTGGATACTAACTGGAAGTTCAAATTACCCATGCTATCTTCGACAACCGACCTCGACTTCTCCTTAAAGGATTGTCTTTCCTTGGATACAAGAGAAGATGCACACGATATGACAGAGGTCTTTCTCTCCGCCATGGCTTCGAGTAGAACTCTCCGTACGTATAGTAACCTAGTAGACATTGTGATGAAAGAGAACGGCAGGTTCGACTCTGGAATCCTAAAGGAATTCAACGACTACGTCAAACAAGAGAAGCTCAATCTGCAAAATTTCCAGGCCGATTCGTCAGAGTTCCTTAAGGACGTTAAATTATAA
- the SEC11 gene encoding signal peptidase complex catalytic subunit SEC11 (similar to Saccharomyces cerevisiae SEC11 (YIR022W); ancestral locus Anc_2.648), giving the protein MNLRSELQKLLNVCFLFASAYMFWQGLAIATNSASPIVVVLSGSMEPAFQRGDILFLWNRNAFNQVGDIVVYEVEGKQIPIVHRVLRQHNDHVEKQFLLTKGDNNAGNDISLYANKRIYLDKSKEIVGTVKGYFPQLGYITIWISENKYAKFALLGILGLSALLGGE; this is encoded by the coding sequence ATGAATTTGAGATCGGAATTGCAAAAACTGTTAAACGTATGCTTTTTGTTTGCGTCTGCTTACATGTTTTGGCAAGGCTTAGCCATTGCTACGAATAGCGCTTCACCCATCGTGGTTGTTCTTTCAGGCTCCATGGAACCGGCTTTCCAAAGAGGTGACATCCTTTTCCTATGGAATAGAAACGCTTTCAACCAAGTGGGCGATATTGTGGTGTATGAGGTCGAGGGAAAACAGATTCCCATTGTGCATAGAGTTTTGAGGCAACATAACGATCACGTGGAAAAGCAATTCCTCCTGACTAAAGGTGATAATAACGCTGGAAATGACATTTCATTGTACGCCAACAAGAGAATTTATTTGGATAAGTCAAAGGAAATTGTGGGGACTGTCAAGGGCTATTTCCCACAGTTGGGGTACATTACGATTTGGATCAGCGAAAACAAATACGCCAAGTTTGCATTGTTAGGTATACTGGGATTGAGTGCTCTACTGGGCGGCGAATAG
- the DAL81 gene encoding Dal81p (similar to Saccharomyces cerevisiae DAL81 (YIR023W); ancestral locus Anc_2.651) — protein MDPHQSPADNVTSPMKSGEATSRDSSTNDNTINNNSNNNHDILNFNDNYTTILQHLANDHPNLLREKGSSQQQQQQQQQQQQQQQQQQQQQQQQQQNLDTLLHHYQSLLSKTESSTTFDDNDHNSTEKSVNNTSNNNNTNNNNNNNNNNNYNNNDNNDNNSNNNNNNDIASPSNMMGSCNQCKLRKTKCNYFPDLGNCLECETSRTKCTFSNTPNYLKRTSSNANNIISASSNAKRMKNFEEYSNRLPSNMLFRHHQQQQQQQQQQQQQQQQQQRVQYPRSSFFVGPASVFDLNLTKHVRLDNVDQIQLSKTLSLRKVSPTAQFILQDDFDTALHTKQEYEVDMVENLVHPHGHLLVEIFFKLVHPFLPILHERVFLEKYSRSYRELTAPLLASIYSLALQYWDFHPALLGFPKPDVAAQLNNIALDTFYARVGRPKLSIIQTGLLILQCRSECHNNWVLCSSVVALAEELGLGVECNDWKLPKWEKDLRKRLAWAVWLMDKWCALNEGRQSHLILGRNWMIKLLNFDDFPTNSPTILNSLQNDQSESSPSSSNDVKNHQIAFGNLPIFNMNPSVEDFKNGTLMFQQMVSLSIILGEIMDTFYTQGSLTINKSIEQVLKLAKPLQLKLREWYHSLPKSLSMSHSTPQKLNSNSTLTLAYFATEITLHRKIICALNRQTPKDLVQVCRTAARTRLVAAIEFIRDLKNEHINAFWYNCSTGNLMLIGTFSALLYVTSATKEEATIFRDYVRNYTWVLKIGSKYFDKLSNALNNMHLLFAQIPGLLTDEPVEVSPNSNMNSVNPSRSGVQSQIPIQFNVGSPAMTEQGSPLNQWKNLPQEILQQLNSFPNGTTPTTTPMNPTPRQTQQELQGSPTVNSTNNNGSNTPLPFMPSKTSKKAAQSSPNVTPSHMNRHPASNTSSPRVNSIVNVNSNTQMNASPLSSINEIRQESNVATNEKSTGGERFINEESLAELKVDNPNPKEEASTASNQIIKMNEVNSKNVTIEAKETPL, from the coding sequence ATGGACCCTCACCAATCACCAGCTGATAATGTCACGTCGCCCATGAAGAGCGGAGAGGCAACCTCTAGGGACTCGTCCACAAATGACAATAccatcaacaacaatagcAACAATAACCATGACATACTAAATTTCAATGATAACTATACCACCATTTTACAACACTTGGCAAACGACCATCCTAACCTACTGAGGGAAAAGGGGAGCTcacagcaacagcagcaacagcaacagcaacagcaacagcaacagcaacaacaacagcaacagcaacagcagcaacaacagaaCCTGGATACACTTCTACATCATTATCAAAGTTTGCTTTCTAAAACTGAAAGTTCAACAACCTTTGACGATAATGACCACAACAGCACCGAAAAGAGCGTTAATAATAccagtaataataataatactaataacaataataacaataataataataataattataataataatgataataatgataataatagtaataataataacaataatgacATTGCAAGTCCAAGTAATATGATGGGATCATGTAATCAGTGCAAGCTgaggaaaacaaaatgcAACTATTTTCCAGATCTAGGAAATTGTCTCGAATGTGAAACCTCCAGAACGAAATGTACCTTTAGCAACACTCCGAATTACCTGAAAAGAACGTCCTCCAATGCGAACAATATCATATcagcttcttcaaatgCCAAGCgaatgaagaattttgaagagtACTCAAATCGCCTACCTAGCAATATGCTCTTCAGACAtcatcaacagcaacaacagcagcaacagcaacagcaacaacagcagcagcaacagcaacgTGTACAGTATCCTAgatcttccttttttgtgGGCCCGGCTTCAGTTTTCGATTTGAACTTGACTAAACATGTAAGGTTAGATAATGTGGACCAAATACAACTATCGAAAACGTTATCATTAAGAAAGGTGTCTCCTACTGCACAGTTTATTCTACAGGACGATTTTGACACTGCTCTTCATACTAAACAAGAATACGAAGTCGATATGGTGGAAAATTTGGTGCATCCACATGGCCATCTTTTGgtagaaatttttttcaaattagTTCATCCTTTCCTTCCAATCTTACACGAGCGTGTTTTCCTAGAAAAGTATTCTAGGTCTTATAGAGAACTCACAGCACCTTTACTGGCATCCATCTACTCGCTCGCACTGCAATACTGGGATTTCCACCCTGCGCTGTTAGGATTCCCCAAGCCCGATGTTGCTGCACAGCTAAACAACATTGCATTAGATACATTTTATGCTCGAGTCGGAAGGCCAAAATTAAGCATTATTCAAACTGGCCTTTTAATTTTACAATGCCGTAGCGAGTGTCATAACAACTGGGTCCTTTGCTCTAGCGTAGTGGCTCTTGCAGAGGAATTGGGTCTTGGTGTGGAGTGCAATGACTGGAAACTACCTAAATGGGAAAAggatttgagaaaaagatTAGCCTGGGCAGTTTGGTTGATGGATAAATGGTGTGCATTGAACGAAGGTAGGCAATCCCACTTGATTTTAGGTAGAAACTGGATGATCAAGCTGTTgaattttgatgattttccTACGAATTCACCGACTATTTTAAACTCTTTGCAAAACGACCAATCAGAGTCTTcgccttcttcatcgaatGATGTGAAAAACCATCAAATAGCCTTCGGTAATTTACCCATATTTAATATGAACCCTTCTGTagaagatttcaagaatggAACGTTGATGTTTCAACAGATGGTTTCTTTGAGCATTATCCTTGGGGAAATTATGGACACTTTTTACACTCAGGGATCATTGAcaataaataaaagtaTTGAACAAGTATTGAAATTGGCAAAGCCGTTACAATTGAAATTAAGAGAATGGTATCATTCATTACCTAAAAGTTTGTCGATGAGTCACTCCACACCTCAGAAGTTGAATTCAAACTCCACTTTGACTCTAGCCTACTTTGCTACAGAAATTACTCTACATAGAAAAATCATTTGTGCATTAAATCGTCAGACGCCAAAAGATTTGGTCCAAGTTTGCAGGACGGCTGCAAGAACTAGGCTCGTTGCTGCAATTGAATTCATaagagatttgaaaaatgaacacATCAATGCCTTTTGGTACAATTGTTCCACGGGAAACCTGATGTTAATTGGCACATTTTCTGCTCTATTGTATGTAACTTCAGCGACGAAAGAAGAGGCCACGATTTTCAGAGATTACGTCAGAAATTACACCTGGGTACTGAAGATCGgttccaaatattttgataaattatCAAATGCTTTGAACAACATGCATTTATTGTTTGCACAAATTCCTGGTCTATTGACCGATGAGCCAGTGGAGGTGAGTCCCAATTCCAACATGAATTCCGTTAATCCATCAAGGTCCGGTGTGCAATCACAAATCCCAATTCAATTCAATGTGGGATCTCCTGCTATGACTGAACAAGGATCTCCATTGAACCAATGGAAAAATCTACCGCAAGAGATCCTGCAGCAATTGAACTCCTTTCCTAACGGTACGACTCCCACAACAACACCAATGAATCCCACTCCAAGGCAAACACAACAAGAATTGCAGGGAAGTCCCACTGTAAACAGTACTAATAACAATGGCAGTAATACTCCTTTACCGTTTATGCCAAGTAAGACTTCCAAAAAGGCTGCACAATCTTCACCAAACGTTACACCCTCGCATATGAATAGACACCCCGCGTCTAATACGTCTTCACCCAGAGTTAATTCAATTGTGAACGTGAACTCTAATACTCAAATGAATGCCTCTCCCTTAAGCTCTATAAACGAAATCAGGCAAGAGTCGAATGTTGccacaaatgaaaaatctacAGGAGGGGAGAGGTTCATTAATGAGGAATCGTTAGCAGAACTCAAAGTAGATAATCCGAACCCAAAAGAGGAAGCAAGTACTGCTAGTAACCAAattataaaaatgaatgaagTTAATAGTAAAAACGTAACAATTGAGGCAAAGGAAACCCCCCTATAA